From the genome of Sphingobacterium kitahiroshimense, one region includes:
- a CDS encoding RNA polymerase sigma factor: protein MTEKELLIQYRSTGDLDLLGKLYAPYMSLLYGVCFKYLHDAEKSQDAVMQIFEELIRKLRIHEVDNFKSWLYTFSKNFCLMQLRKEKGTQYVDIDEQVAVGHDYLDESDPKEWSESQFEKLEMCMLTLKPEQERCIRLFYLEQKCYKDIVVLTGIEMNKVKSYIQNGKRNLKICMESK, encoded by the coding sequence ATGACAGAAAAGGAATTATTAATACAATATCGAAGTACAGGAGATCTGGATCTTTTGGGTAAATTGTATGCTCCCTATATGTCATTGCTTTATGGTGTATGTTTTAAATATTTGCACGATGCCGAAAAGAGTCAGGATGCCGTCATGCAAATTTTTGAAGAATTGATTCGGAAATTGCGCATCCACGAGGTCGATAATTTTAAAAGCTGGCTTTACACATTTTCTAAAAATTTTTGCCTCATGCAGCTGAGGAAAGAAAAGGGAACGCAGTATGTTGATATTGATGAACAAGTTGCGGTTGGTCATGATTATTTAGATGAATCTGATCCCAAAGAATGGAGCGAAAGTCAATTTGAAAAATTAGAAATGTGCATGTTGACGCTAAAACCTGAGCAGGAGCGTTGTATCAGGTTATTTTATTTAGAGCAAAAGTGTTATAAAGATATCGTAGTCCTTACCGGAATAGAAATGAATAAAGTGAAAAGCTATATTCAAAATGGCAAGCGAAATCTTAAAATTTGTATGGAGAGTAAGTAA
- a CDS encoding acetyl-CoA C-acyltransferase translates to MEAYIVAGYRTAVGKAPRGGFRFMRADDLAADVIKHLVASVPNLNKEEIDDVIVGNAMPEAEQGLNVGRLISLMGLQTDKVPGVTVNRYCASGLETIATAVAKIKAGMADCIIAGGVEVMSGMPFGGWKIVPNPEVAKENPDWYWGMGLTAEAVAKEYGVSREDQDAFSLKSHQKAVEAIKNGHLKDGIVPITVKENYLKDGKKLETREYVVDTDEGPRADSSLEALAKLRPVFAADGVVTAGNSSQTSDGAAFVLIVSEEKMKELNLKPIARLVSYAVAGVPPRIMGIGPIVAIPKALKMAGLKKEDIDLFELNEAFASQSLAVIRELGLDEEKVNVNGGAIALGHPLGCTGAKLTVQILNELKRRNKKYGMVTMCVGTGQGAAGIFELL, encoded by the coding sequence ATGGAAGCATACATTGTAGCAGGATATCGTACAGCAGTAGGGAAAGCACCTCGTGGAGGATTTCGTTTTATGCGTGCGGATGATTTGGCCGCTGATGTGATCAAGCATTTGGTGGCATCAGTACCCAACTTAAATAAAGAAGAAATTGACGATGTAATCGTCGGTAATGCGATGCCAGAAGCAGAGCAAGGATTGAATGTAGGACGTTTAATTTCTTTGATGGGCTTGCAAACGGATAAAGTACCAGGAGTCACTGTAAACCGTTACTGTGCCTCTGGGTTGGAGACAATAGCCACAGCTGTAGCAAAAATAAAAGCCGGAATGGCAGATTGTATTATTGCTGGCGGAGTCGAGGTCATGTCAGGAATGCCTTTTGGAGGATGGAAAATTGTTCCAAACCCTGAAGTAGCAAAAGAAAACCCAGATTGGTATTGGGGAATGGGACTTACAGCCGAAGCTGTTGCAAAAGAATACGGCGTATCTCGAGAAGACCAAGATGCATTCTCTTTAAAATCACATCAAAAAGCTGTTGAGGCTATTAAAAATGGTCATTTAAAAGATGGCATTGTTCCGATTACAGTAAAGGAAAACTACTTAAAGGATGGCAAAAAATTAGAAACAAGAGAATATGTCGTTGATACAGACGAAGGACCGAGAGCAGATTCATCGCTTGAGGCGCTTGCGAAGTTGCGTCCAGTTTTTGCAGCTGACGGTGTAGTTACTGCAGGTAACTCATCACAAACTTCAGATGGAGCAGCCTTTGTTTTGATTGTTTCAGAAGAAAAAATGAAGGAATTGAACCTAAAACCGATAGCACGTCTTGTCAGTTATGCCGTGGCAGGTGTTCCGCCACGTATCATGGGGATTGGTCCTATTGTAGCAATACCAAAAGCTTTGAAAATGGCAGGATTAAAAAAAGAAGATATCGATTTATTCGAATTGAATGAAGCTTTTGCATCACAATCTTTAGCCGTTATTCGCGAATTGGGTCTTGATGAAGAAAAAGTTAATGTCAATGGCGGTGCTATTGCTTTAGGCCATCCATTGGGTTGTACTGGAGCCAAATTGACTGTTCAAATATTAAATGAACTGAAGCGTAGAAATAAAAAATACGGCATGGTAACAATGTGTGTCGGAACAGGACAGGGAGCAGCAGGTATTTTTGAATTACTATAG
- a CDS encoding nitroreductase: MQSNEVLKAIQSRRSVFQANFTDQDVNKEDILTILEAANAAPTHKRTQPWRFTIFKGEGLLRLGTELSRIYKAVTPPEKYFEKTEITMGEKATQSKVAIALIVNYTGDVPEWEELAATSCAIENMWLAAHSLGLGGYWATPGLINHLSNFLNLEENQKCIGLFYLGHHETEAREPVRSPIADKIRWEE, encoded by the coding sequence ATGCAATCTAACGAAGTTTTAAAAGCAATACAGAGCCGAAGATCAGTTTTTCAAGCTAATTTTACGGATCAAGATGTTAATAAAGAAGATATCTTAACGATTTTAGAAGCGGCGAATGCTGCTCCTACTCATAAAAGAACGCAACCTTGGCGTTTTACTATTTTCAAAGGCGAAGGTCTTTTACGTCTAGGCACTGAACTTTCGCGTATTTATAAAGCGGTCACTCCTCCAGAAAAATACTTTGAAAAAACAGAAATCACTATGGGTGAAAAGGCTACGCAATCCAAAGTTGCAATAGCTTTAATTGTCAATTATACTGGTGACGTTCCTGAGTGGGAAGAACTGGCGGCAACATCTTGTGCGATTGAAAATATGTGGTTAGCGGCACATTCTTTAGGATTGGGAGGTTATTGGGCTACTCCAGGATTAATCAATCACTTAAGCAATTTCTTAAATTTAGAAGAGAATCAAAAGTGCATTGGGTTGTTCTATTTAGGACACCATGAAACAGAAGCTAGAGAACCTGTTCGATCTCCTATTGCGGACAAAATCCGTTGGGAGGAATAA
- a CDS encoding carboxypeptidase-like regulatory domain-containing protein, with the protein MKIIISFLLYIIFTFSPSFAQSVIKGVVLDRETKQPIHGATVYINNSSSATSTAKDGSFQLHQKIIQNQELVISNIGYEAAFETITTNNYEKVKIYLTRKITTLEEVSVIPFEKDGWAKWGKYFTESFIGTSKFAQKTKILNPDILRFRYNKSSKILTVIANEPIQIDNKELGYMISYDLISFRSNFSENTIQFEGFSYFKDYKRITKSILTQRRVAYQLSMMRFIRSLYEHKWQEDGYVVRELTKKENLERKDAQEKLKTITSLVNTKYEGKWNSFYILQSEIIKDSVTKYQNIMRQPAFYDVLGKQLTESDLEKGSLGNQLKEIHHQNYIHILNRTQKIDLDYFNSNNAYDESSRLKIDDDSSIVINYQGNYTPAIQWSMEGFFAWYSKVGNMLPLDYTVQENNK; encoded by the coding sequence ATGAAAATAATCATATCCTTCTTATTATACATAATCTTTACATTCTCTCCAAGTTTCGCCCAAAGCGTGATTAAAGGTGTTGTATTGGATAGGGAGACTAAGCAACCTATTCACGGAGCTACTGTTTATATCAATAATTCATCTTCTGCAACCAGTACTGCAAAGGATGGTAGTTTCCAACTGCACCAAAAAATTATCCAGAATCAAGAACTGGTCATTTCAAATATTGGATATGAGGCCGCATTTGAAACAATTACTACTAATAATTATGAAAAGGTAAAGATTTATTTAACACGTAAGATTACTACTTTAGAAGAAGTTAGTGTTATCCCGTTTGAAAAAGATGGTTGGGCAAAGTGGGGTAAATATTTTACGGAAAGCTTTATCGGAACAAGTAAATTTGCCCAAAAAACGAAAATATTAAATCCAGATATACTGCGATTCCGATATAATAAATCATCAAAAATATTAACTGTAATAGCGAACGAACCAATACAAATAGACAATAAAGAACTGGGTTATATGATCTCATACGATCTCATTAGTTTTCGATCAAACTTTTCTGAAAATACAATTCAATTTGAAGGTTTTAGCTATTTTAAAGATTATAAGCGGATTACAAAGAGTATATTGACGCAAAGAAGAGTGGCCTACCAGCTTTCCATGATGCGCTTTATACGAAGTTTATATGAACATAAATGGCAGGAGGATGGTTATGTAGTCCGCGAGCTTACTAAAAAAGAAAATCTAGAAAGAAAAGATGCCCAGGAAAAACTGAAAACAATAACGTCACTGGTCAATACGAAATATGAAGGTAAATGGAACTCATTTTATATACTGCAATCAGAAATCATCAAAGATAGTGTGACTAAATATCAAAATATCATGCGGCAACCTGCGTTCTATGACGTCTTAGGAAAACAGTTAACTGAATCTGATCTTGAAAAAGGAAGCTTGGGAAATCAATTAAAGGAAATTCACCATCAAAATTACATTCATATCTTAAATAGGACCCAAAAAATAGACCTCGATTATTTCAATTCTAACAATGCTTATGATGAATCATCTCGTTTAAAAATAGATGACGATTCATCCATTGTCATAAATTATCAAGGAAACTATACGCCTGCTATACAATGGTCAATGGAAGGTTTTTTTGCCTGGTATTCTAAAGTTGGCAATATGCTCCCCTTGGATTATACTGTACAGGAAAATAATAAATAG
- a CDS encoding 3-hydroxyacyl-CoA dehydrogenase/enoyl-CoA hydratase family protein yields MSRNIRKVAVLGSGVMGSRIACHFANIGMEVLLLDIVPKELLPAETAKGLTLDSKFVRNRIVNQSLETAVKSNPSPIYSKSFVKRISTGNFDDNMSDIASCDWIIEVVVERLDIKKSVFERVEQYRKPGTLITSNTSGIPIHLMTEGRSEDFKDHFCGTHFFNPPRYLQLLEIIPTPHTIKEVVDFLLEFGDKFLGKTVVLCKDTPAFIGNRIGVYSMLALTHLVEPLGLTVEEVDKYTGPAMGHPKSATFRTADVVGLDTLVNVANGLAQNAPNDEAKGVFQLPSFITKMVENKWLGEKTKKGFYEKVKDASGNSEIQSLNLKTLTFGPQGKVKSATLEATKLVEDIRKRMKVYEQGKDKAGELFRAMHYPLFEYVSNRVPEITDDFFRIDDAMRAGFGWEIGPFEVWDALGVRETIEKIKNEEKRLPGQRGEVSQWVHDMLDAGCESFYKIENGVRQYYDIASKSYKPIPGTEDLIVLDHIRESKTIWKNSGVSIIDLGDGIINCEFHTKMNTIGGDVIQGVNKAIDLAEKEYRGLVISNEGKNFSAGANIGMIFMMAAEQDYDELNMAVRAFQNTSMRIRYSSIPVVVAPFQMTLGGGCEFSMHADFVQAHAETYMGLVEFGVGVIPGGGGTKEFALRASDEYKEDQIVQNTLKDRFLTIGTAKVSTSAIEAYELGYLQQGKYAITMNKARLIADAKEKALELANAGYIQPVQRTDIKVLGKQGLGIVYVGASSMRAGNYISDHDKKISEKLGNVLCGGELSAPTEVSEQYLLDLERKAFLELCAERKTLERIQFMLTKGKPLRN; encoded by the coding sequence ATGAGTAGAAACATTAGAAAAGTAGCAGTATTAGGTTCTGGAGTAATGGGCTCTAGGATCGCTTGCCATTTTGCTAACATCGGTATGGAAGTATTACTTTTGGACATCGTTCCAAAAGAGCTATTGCCAGCTGAAACAGCAAAAGGACTTACTTTGGATAGTAAGTTCGTTCGCAATCGCATTGTCAACCAGTCTTTAGAAACGGCTGTAAAATCTAATCCATCTCCTATTTATAGTAAATCTTTTGTGAAAAGGATTTCAACAGGAAATTTTGATGATAATATGTCTGATATCGCATCATGCGATTGGATCATTGAAGTTGTCGTTGAACGATTGGATATCAAAAAATCTGTGTTTGAACGCGTTGAACAATACCGAAAACCAGGCACTTTGATTACTTCAAATACTTCGGGTATTCCGATACATCTTATGACGGAAGGTAGATCCGAAGATTTTAAAGATCATTTTTGTGGTACACACTTCTTTAATCCGCCACGTTATTTACAATTGTTGGAAATTATTCCTACCCCCCATACAATAAAAGAAGTTGTTGATTTTCTGTTAGAATTTGGTGACAAGTTTTTAGGTAAAACTGTTGTTTTATGCAAGGATACACCAGCATTTATTGGCAATAGAATCGGTGTTTATTCAATGCTTGCTTTAACCCATCTCGTAGAACCGCTAGGTTTGACTGTGGAAGAAGTTGATAAGTATACCGGTCCAGCGATGGGGCATCCGAAATCGGCAACTTTCCGAACAGCTGATGTTGTTGGTTTAGATACTTTGGTAAACGTTGCTAATGGCCTCGCCCAGAATGCACCCAATGATGAAGCTAAAGGGGTATTTCAATTGCCTTCCTTTATAACTAAAATGGTTGAAAATAAGTGGCTAGGTGAAAAAACCAAAAAAGGATTTTACGAAAAAGTAAAAGATGCTTCTGGAAATTCAGAAATTCAATCTTTAAATCTGAAAACTTTAACATTTGGACCTCAAGGAAAGGTGAAATCTGCTACCCTGGAAGCTACAAAATTGGTGGAAGATATTCGCAAACGAATGAAAGTATATGAACAAGGGAAAGATAAAGCAGGAGAATTGTTCCGTGCCATGCATTATCCTTTGTTTGAATACGTATCTAATCGTGTACCTGAAATTACTGACGATTTTTTCCGTATCGATGATGCGATGCGTGCTGGCTTCGGTTGGGAGATAGGTCCTTTCGAGGTTTGGGATGCTTTAGGTGTTCGAGAGACAATAGAAAAAATTAAGAACGAAGAGAAACGTCTCCCAGGTCAACGTGGTGAAGTTTCACAATGGGTTCATGATATGTTAGACGCAGGTTGTGAGTCTTTCTATAAAATCGAAAATGGCGTTCGTCAATATTATGATATTGCATCAAAATCATACAAACCTATTCCAGGAACAGAAGATCTTATTGTTTTAGATCACATCCGTGAAAGCAAAACAATTTGGAAAAATTCCGGAGTTTCCATTATTGATCTTGGAGATGGAATTATCAATTGTGAATTCCATACCAAAATGAATACGATCGGTGGAGATGTAATTCAAGGCGTGAATAAAGCAATTGATTTAGCTGAAAAAGAATATCGTGGATTAGTAATTTCTAACGAAGGAAAAAATTTCTCCGCAGGAGCTAATATAGGTATGATATTCATGATGGCCGCTGAGCAAGACTACGATGAATTAAATATGGCGGTTCGTGCTTTCCAGAATACTTCTATGCGGATTCGCTATTCGTCCATTCCAGTAGTAGTAGCACCATTTCAAATGACATTAGGAGGAGGCTGTGAATTTTCAATGCATGCCGATTTTGTGCAGGCACATGCTGAGACATATATGGGCTTAGTTGAATTTGGAGTTGGTGTAATTCCAGGTGGCGGAGGTACTAAAGAATTTGCTTTACGTGCTTCAGATGAATATAAAGAAGATCAAATTGTTCAAAATACTTTAAAAGATCGTTTTTTGACCATAGGAACAGCAAAAGTGTCAACCTCAGCTATAGAGGCCTATGAGCTTGGATACCTGCAGCAAGGTAAGTATGCGATTACTATGAATAAAGCTCGACTTATTGCTGATGCAAAAGAAAAGGCTTTAGAATTAGCTAATGCAGGTTATATACAGCCCGTTCAAAGGACTGATATTAAGGTATTGGGAAAACAAGGATTAGGAATTGTCTATGTAGGAGCAAGTTCAATGCGTGCTGGAAATTATATCTCTGACCATGATAAAAAGATTTCTGAAAAATTAGGAAATGTTTTATGTGGCGGTGAGTTATCGGCACCAACAGAAGTCTCTGAACAGTATTTATTGGATCTAGAACGTAAAGCTTTTCTTGAGCTATGTGCAGAACGAAAAACTTTGGAACGTATCCAATTTATGTTAACAAAAGGAAAACCGTTAAGAAATTAG
- a CDS encoding four helix bundle protein has protein sequence MHNLKELKIWSKSIELATKVYEVVSLFPSEEKFGLSSQIKRSVISIASNIAEGAGRNSGNEFIHFLGIANGSSFELQTQIIIAQNLKLLKVEQAEQLCSQIIEIQKMIFGFLNKLKNDNK, from the coding sequence ATGCATAATCTGAAAGAATTAAAGATTTGGAGTAAATCAATTGAATTAGCTACAAAAGTATATGAAGTAGTATCTCTTTTTCCTTCAGAAGAAAAATTTGGATTATCATCTCAGATTAAACGATCGGTTATATCGATTGCGTCAAATATAGCAGAAGGAGCAGGTAGAAATTCAGGAAATGAATTTATTCATTTTCTTGGAATTGCAAATGGATCATCTTTCGAATTGCAGACACAAATTATTATAGCACAAAATCTAAAGCTGTTAAAGGTTGAGCAAGCCGAACAGCTGTGTTCTCAAATTATAGAAATTCAAAAAATGATTTTTGGATTTTTGAATAAATTAAAAAATGATAATAAATAA
- a CDS encoding acyl-CoA dehydrogenase family protein: MSNTIKGGEFVIKETSYTDIFIPEEFDEEAKMIRQTCIDFLDTEVLNKLDRIDSQEEGLMPSLMDKAGELGMLSVSIPEEYGGFGKNFNTSMLVADAVGGGFSFAVALSAHTGIGTLPILYYGNAAQKTKYIPKLATGEWKASYCLTEPNSGSDANSGRTAAKLNAAGTHYVINGQKMWITNGGFADIFIVFAKIDDDKNLTAFIVEKDFGGISMNPEEHKLGIKGSSTRQVFFNDCEVPVENMLSERENGFKIAVNILNIGRIKLGAATIGSSRMVITQAIKYANERVQFNLPISKFGAIRYKLAEMATRLFATESAAYRAGQNIDDTYESLVAGGMDEAKAKLKSVEQYAIECAIIKVWCSEMLDYVVDEGVQIYGGMGYSAEAPMERAYRDSRINRIFEGTNEVNRLLVVDMLLKRAMKGEIDLMGPAIAVASELLAIPDFGEEDETPFAAEKKIIANLKKAGLLIAGAAVQKLMMSLSKEQEILMNIADIIGYVYIAESALLRAEKLYHTKGVEASADATDMAKIYLYSTIDKVNVAGKEALNSFAEGDELKMMLVGLRRFTKSEPFNVKDARQRIAKKLIDANKYCF; the protein is encoded by the coding sequence ATGAGCAACACAATTAAAGGCGGAGAATTTGTAATTAAAGAGACATCTTATACAGATATTTTTATTCCTGAAGAATTTGATGAAGAAGCAAAGATGATTCGTCAGACCTGTATTGACTTTCTAGATACGGAAGTTCTAAACAAATTGGATCGTATTGACTCCCAGGAAGAAGGTTTGATGCCAAGTCTTATGGATAAAGCTGGAGAACTAGGAATGTTGAGTGTGTCCATACCAGAAGAATATGGGGGATTTGGTAAAAACTTCAATACATCCATGTTAGTTGCAGATGCGGTTGGGGGAGGATTCTCCTTTGCTGTGGCATTATCGGCACATACAGGCATAGGTACTTTGCCTATTTTATACTATGGAAACGCAGCTCAAAAAACAAAATACATTCCAAAATTAGCTACTGGGGAATGGAAAGCTTCTTATTGTTTAACAGAACCTAATTCAGGATCAGATGCCAACTCTGGTCGTACTGCAGCAAAATTAAATGCCGCAGGTACACACTATGTCATTAATGGACAGAAGATGTGGATTACAAATGGTGGTTTTGCTGATATCTTTATTGTTTTTGCAAAAATTGATGATGATAAGAATCTTACCGCTTTTATTGTTGAGAAAGATTTTGGAGGAATCAGTATGAACCCAGAAGAGCATAAACTGGGAATCAAAGGATCTTCAACCCGACAGGTATTTTTCAACGATTGTGAAGTTCCTGTTGAAAATATGCTTTCTGAACGTGAAAATGGATTTAAAATAGCGGTTAATATCCTAAACATTGGTCGTATAAAATTAGGCGCTGCTACTATCGGTTCATCACGCATGGTGATTACACAAGCGATTAAATATGCCAATGAGCGCGTGCAGTTCAATTTACCGATTTCCAAATTTGGAGCCATCCGTTACAAATTAGCTGAAATGGCAACGCGATTATTTGCGACCGAATCAGCAGCATATCGTGCCGGTCAGAATATTGATGACACGTACGAATCATTAGTTGCAGGGGGGATGGATGAAGCTAAAGCAAAACTGAAATCTGTAGAACAATATGCTATCGAGTGTGCGATCATTAAAGTATGGTGTTCGGAAATGTTAGATTATGTTGTGGATGAAGGCGTACAGATTTATGGAGGCATGGGATATTCAGCAGAAGCACCAATGGAACGCGCTTATCGAGACTCACGTATCAATCGTATTTTTGAAGGTACTAATGAAGTAAATAGACTGTTGGTCGTAGATATGCTTTTGAAACGTGCCATGAAGGGAGAGATTGATTTGATGGGACCTGCTATTGCAGTTGCATCAGAACTATTAGCTATTCCTGATTTTGGAGAAGAAGATGAAACACCATTTGCAGCAGAAAAGAAAATTATCGCTAATTTGAAAAAGGCAGGCTTATTAATTGCTGGCGCCGCAGTTCAAAAATTGATGATGTCTTTATCTAAGGAGCAGGAGATTTTGATGAATATTGCCGATATCATTGGTTATGTATACATCGCTGAGTCAGCGTTACTTCGTGCGGAGAAATTATATCATACAAAAGGAGTAGAAGCAAGTGCTGATGCAACAGATATGGCTAAAATTTATCTATATTCAACCATTGATAAAGTAAATGTTGCAGGAAAAGAAGCCCTAAATTCTTTTGCTGAAGGTGATGAGTTGAAAATGATGTTAGTGGGTTTACGTCGCTTTACAAAATCAGAACCATTTAATGTGAAAGATGCGCGTCAACGAATTGCTAAGAAGTTGATTGATGCCAATAAATATTGTTTTTAG
- the putP gene encoding sodium/proline symporter PutP, with protein MNEYELIAIGLYMALMIGIGIYSWRKSNSNSDDFLIGGRKMGAAVTALSAGAADMSGWLLMGLPGAMYLSGLSSAWIAIGLTIGAYFNYVIVAPRLRVYTEVAQNAITLPVFFENRFKDKTQLLKIVSSIFILVFFTLYTSAGMVSGGRLFESAFGIDYYTGLYATTFVVVLYTFLGGFLAVSLTDFVQGTIMVTALVIIPIVLIFQLDGLGNTLDIIHNKGANYLDLLKGTTTVSIVSLLAWGLGYFGQPHILVRFMAIGDVKDIPKAKRIGISWMILTVGGALLLGLFGIAYLYKFDQTTMLQFDQSKELSETIFIHLSRALFHPLIGGFLLSAILAAVMSTISSQLLVTSSSMTEDIYKAFFNKTASPKRMLLVSRLSVLIVAIIALLLSLNPKDSILNLVGNAWAGFGAAFGPLIILSLLWKKTTATAGLLGMLVGGATVLLWVYIPHDYKSVYEIIPGFILSFLTIVIVSFFSKPVAPVIVEEFDQVTKILK; from the coding sequence ATGAATGAATATGAATTAATAGCTATTGGCTTATATATGGCCTTAATGATTGGAATTGGAATTTACTCTTGGAGGAAGTCAAACAGTAATTCCGATGATTTTTTGATCGGTGGGCGTAAGATGGGCGCGGCTGTGACTGCTTTATCGGCAGGTGCAGCAGACATGAGCGGCTGGTTACTCATGGGACTTCCCGGTGCGATGTATCTTTCAGGATTATCCAGTGCATGGATTGCAATTGGTCTGACTATTGGCGCATACTTCAATTATGTTATTGTAGCCCCTCGACTTCGGGTATATACAGAAGTTGCCCAAAATGCAATTACACTCCCTGTATTTTTTGAGAATCGTTTTAAAGATAAAACCCAGCTCTTAAAAATTGTCTCTTCAATTTTCATTTTAGTGTTTTTCACTTTATATACTTCTGCAGGTATGGTTTCGGGTGGAAGATTGTTTGAATCGGCTTTTGGTATTGATTACTATACTGGATTGTATGCTACAACTTTTGTTGTTGTACTTTATACTTTCCTAGGTGGATTTTTAGCTGTTAGCTTAACAGATTTTGTGCAGGGAACAATTATGGTCACCGCGCTTGTCATCATTCCAATTGTACTGATTTTCCAACTTGATGGACTGGGTAATACATTGGATATCATACATAATAAAGGTGCTAATTATTTAGATTTACTAAAGGGTACCACCACGGTATCGATCGTATCCTTACTCGCTTGGGGATTAGGTTACTTTGGGCAACCTCATATTTTAGTGCGATTTATGGCTATTGGCGATGTTAAAGATATCCCTAAAGCTAAAAGAATCGGCATTAGCTGGATGATTCTTACTGTTGGTGGAGCATTACTTTTGGGATTATTTGGAATAGCTTATTTATATAAGTTTGATCAAACTACTATGTTGCAATTTGATCAATCAAAGGAATTGTCAGAAACTATTTTTATCCATCTTTCGAGAGCATTATTTCATCCCTTAATTGGCGGTTTTCTTTTATCCGCAATTTTAGCAGCTGTCATGAGTACCATATCTTCTCAATTATTAGTGACCTCTAGCTCAATGACAGAAGATATTTATAAAGCTTTTTTTAATAAAACAGCTTCTCCTAAACGTATGTTACTTGTAAGTCGACTTTCTGTGCTTATTGTAGCGATAATTGCCTTACTGCTCTCCCTAAACCCTAAAGACAGCATATTAAATCTTGTGGGAAATGCCTGGGCCGGTTTTGGCGCTGCCTTTGGTCCCCTTATCATCTTGTCGTTGCTTTGGAAAAAAACAACCGCCACTGCAGGATTATTGGGAATGTTGGTGGGTGGTGCTACTGTACTTTTATGGGTGTATATTCCTCACGATTACAAATCTGTGTATGAAATCATACCTGGTTTCATTTTGAGTTTCTTAACGATTGTTATTGTTTCGTTTTTCAGCAAACCTGTTGCCCCTGTCATTGTGGAGGAATTTGATCAGGTTACGAAAATTCTGAAATAA
- a CDS encoding YeiH family protein, with the protein MSSSKSFSLAEDWVVVILGLGIVFLAIFGVIVPQPSFSWSNFSELGNQVFSIHNLQAIATQFGLVFIVAIIGASLLGKSVKSLLIVFPSVYVLTMLALIFAGNSLVKDYNLEAVIFSLAIGLVISNFFNLPDWFKSALSTELYVKIGLILLGTTVIFGDILKAGSLGLIQALVVVISVWYFAFWVCKKLKIDKEMALMLSSAVSICGVSAAIATSGAIKGDSKKLSYIISLVLITAIPMMIFMPYLADKMGLSQEVTGAWLGGSIDTSGAVAASGSLVGEEALKISTIVKFSQNVLLGIAAFAISIYWSYSKSVDDETKKEKPTLKIIWERFPKFVLGFIFASLLFSFFISPETNVAVKGSLKFIQGLWFTLAFTSIGLETNFKDLFQQDNKKPLYAFLIAQTFNIIVTLIIALLLFQ; encoded by the coding sequence ATGTCATCTTCGAAATCATTCTCCTTAGCTGAGGATTGGGTAGTTGTTATCTTAGGATTAGGAATTGTCTTTTTAGCAATTTTTGGGGTCATTGTTCCTCAACCAAGTTTCAGCTGGAGCAATTTTTCAGAATTAGGAAACCAAGTATTTTCCATTCATAACCTGCAGGCAATAGCGACCCAATTTGGTCTAGTCTTTATTGTCGCCATTATCGGAGCCTCCTTATTAGGTAAGTCGGTTAAAAGCTTATTAATAGTTTTTCCGTCTGTCTATGTGTTAACCATGCTCGCGCTCATCTTTGCTGGAAATTCACTCGTAAAAGACTATAATCTAGAAGCTGTTATTTTCAGTTTGGCGATCGGCTTGGTCATCAGTAATTTTTTCAATCTTCCTGATTGGTTTAAAAGTGCATTAAGTACAGAGTTGTATGTCAAAATTGGATTGATTCTTTTAGGAACAACAGTTATTTTTGGAGATATACTCAAAGCTGGTTCACTGGGACTTATCCAAGCATTAGTAGTGGTCATTTCAGTATGGTATTTTGCTTTTTGGGTTTGTAAAAAATTAAAGATTGATAAAGAAATGGCTTTGATGCTGTCAAGCGCAGTATCTATCTGTGGGGTATCAGCAGCAATTGCAACATCTGGAGCAATTAAAGGAGATAGTAAAAAGTTATCTTACATTATTTCACTTGTATTGATCACGGCAATTCCGATGATGATTTTTATGCCTTATTTGGCGGATAAAATGGGACTGTCTCAAGAAGTAACAGGAGCATGGCTAGGAGGTTCAATAGATACATCGGGTGCTGTAGCCGCTTCAGGTAGTTTAGTTGGAGAAGAAGCCTTAAAAATCAGTACAATTGTAAAATTTTCACAAAATGTATTATTAGGAATTGCAGCATTTGCAATTAGTATTTATTGGAGCTATTCAAAGTCAGTTGATGATGAAACAAAGAAAGAGAAACCAACTTTGAAAATTATTTGGGAAAGATTTCCAAAGTTTGTCCTGGGTTTTATATTTGCATCTTTACTTTTCTCATTTTTTATTTCACCAGAAACAAATGTTGCGGTTAAAGGAAGTTTGAAATTTATTCAGGGACTTTGGTTTACCCTGGCCTTTACCTCAATCGGATTGGAAACTAATTTTAAAGACCTGTTTCAACAGGATAATAAAAAGCCATTGTATGCCTTTTTAATTGCACAAACATTTAATATTATTGTGACCTTAATTATTGCACTCTTGTTATTTCAGTAG